CTCTGGGAACAGGGGACTCGTGTGTCTGTGCCCCTTCTGCCCTGCCCTTCTTCATCTGCCTGGAATAAATGCCTCTTTCCCAGGTCCCTCACTCCCATCCTCTTTTCCATATTAACTCTAGAGTGATCCCATGGTGGTCTTTGTGGCATGGCCTAAAACGGGTTTGCCTTGGAAAACCATCTGGAAGTACATGAAGAATGATGGAGGTAGTAATAATGGGTTTAATGGGAACATTCTCATGCAGGTGTGGCACCGCTCCATGGTTTAGAAGTAGATTTCTAAACTAGTGGACGGTCCTGAGATTGTCGCAGATTGTCCTGCTGAAAACTCATCCTTCTATGATCTCCTTCTAAGGTTATGCATTCTCGGGCTTCAGAGCATAGAAAAGATGTTGTTAATACATGTTCAAGGATAGGAATATTCTTCCGAGCACTCGTGCTGAGACAAAAACCTGCAACCATCCTTGCGGATCCCAGAGGCCTCTGCATTTCAGCATAGCTAGACGTGATTACTGTGAtggaaaatgaagcaaataGATTCAGAGCAAGGTTTTTGTGTCTGTGCCCTCAGCTGATTTGAAAAGCTTCTCTACTCCATCAGATTTATTCTTTTCGCTTACAGATATTGCAACTTTTCATGAAGATGCTTAATGCACATGGTAGGATGCTTGGGAAAACCTGTGGATCAGAAGAAAATGTCGAGAAGTGAATTCCAGCCTCAGGGGGATTCCAAGTACACCTCCATTTCTCATCCTTTTAAGGGTGCAGCTTTCGAGGCACCTTGCAGTGTGGAACAGAGACATTTCTGCATGGACAGAGTTGGAGATTTCTCTGTGACCTCGGGAACCCTCCCTGCAAACACCTCTCATGGTATGACCTACTGAGGTGACAGAACGACCTGAATTAGACCCTGCGTGCCTGTCAGGGCAGCTGCTTggtcagctcccagcacagatgCTCTCCCGGAGCACCTCTTTTCTTTGCAAAGCAgggtgagagcagcagcaggcaggctggcagccgtgTGTCGGGGCCGTGGCGGGCTGTATGTGGCGGCTGTGTcccgcagcaggcaggctggcagccgtgtgtcggggccgtggcgggctgtgtgtggcggctgtgtcccgcagcaggcaggctggcagccgtgTGTCGGGGCCGTGGCGGGCTGGGCGCTGTCGCTGTGCGCGGGCTCGGGGCACTGAAGGAGCTGCGGAGCCGCCTGGGGCCCGGCGGGCGGAGCggcagcgccccctgctggcCGCGGGCGGCGCTGTGCCCCCGGCCCCTgcgggccccgcccgccccggttCGTGcccggccgcagccccggctcctCTGCCCGTGCCACCAGCGCGCAGTAATACACGGCCGCGTCCCCGCGCCGAGGCCGCCTGAGCCACAGCGCGCTGCTCTGCCCGTCCTCCGACACCGACAGCTTTCCTGCTATGGCCGGCACATCCTTGGACCCTCCAGCAGTGAGTGCGAGCAATTCGGGGCTTTGGCCCGGGAGATGACGGTAGAAATGGATGTATTCGCCTCTCCGTTTGCTGGGGTGTGAACAGCTGATATTGACTCCCGTGCCCTCGGTGGTCTCCAGGAATGGCTCCTGCTGTACCTGCGCTCTTCCTGAAACCACTGCCGAAGACAGAATACGGACAAACATGAAATCCTACAGTGCCTCATTGCACAGAACAAAGCCCGCAAATAGAAAGACAGTGAATAAAACAGTACCCAGAAGATGAAAGACATGCAGGAGCAGAAGTGACCATTCCTCGTTTGTGGAGAGAACAATGCCCGAATAACAGGAAAGTCACTGGAGACCGGTAGGAGGGtggagaaagcaagaaaagacaaaaaagttaGAAGGGGTATTAACAGACTTGCTGAGTGTTAAAGAAGAAACGCTTGTGCAGGGTTGGGCAGAGAATAGAATCCGAGAATCTCTGAGGGATTATGggatggagaaaaaggagggatAAAGAGGAGCAGAATTCTCGGGAAGAGGTGTGCGAAGAAGCCAGGCAGGACGGCAGCCTGCAGGGACGTGCGGGATCAGCCCAGGCCCGGCCGCGGCCCCTTGGCCGCCACCCCCGCGCACCGAGCAGCACCGCGGCCAgcgccgccagccccgcgccccGACACCGCCGCATGGCGCCGCTCCGCCGGCCGAGCATCGCTGTGCCCCTCAGCCCCGGCTCTCTGCTGCGGCCCTGCCGCCTCCTCTGCCACGCCAACAGCTCCGCCCCGGCCGCCCTCAGCCCTCGCCTCTCCCAGCACCGCCACAACGAGCGACACAAGGATATGTGCCATGGCCAGGGGCAGGAGACAGCTGCGTCCTGTCCCACACATCACCCTCACTGCGTGGCAAGCACATCCATCCACATGAACCGGCCGTGAGCTTTGGAGGGGCAGGAAAGGGAGGGCTCGGGACACAGGGCTGCATTGCAGCGCCTCTTCCCTGCACACATCTCTAGCGAGCAGCTGCCGGCAGCACTCAACTGCAGTCGGGCTCTTCTCAGCCTggcaagctgctgctctgtgctctgcagggccagagAAGTGCTCGGTGTCCCTGGCAGCGTCAGGGAATTCCCTCGCATAAGGGACACACACGCACAGACACAGGCTCGCGCACACCAGTGTGGAACCATCCACAAATCTGTGCTTCACGTGTGTCCATGAAATCGGGGCTGCTGCAACAGCACCGAGGACAGGAGCACCgaggcagccctgggctctgctgggaacaTGTGGGACCAAAAGCAGCAGGACTGCAGTGTGGAAGGACAAGGTCTCAGGCATGCACAGGGGATAATTTTCTTGTATTAGAGCCCGAAACATATAGAAATGATTCTGAATTGTCCAGAATACTGTCCCAAGTGAAATGTCAGAATGGATGTAGTGAAAACTATCAGAGCATTGTGCACACATGGGTTGCAAGTTATGATGAGTACTGAGGGCAGATCTGTGTCCCTTTCCCAACCTCAGCCTTGCACTGacacatcccctccctcccctgggtTGTTGCACAGCCGAGCAAGCTCCCTGCACCAGGGTGTCttgcacagcacacaggtaCAAGGCACTGTCAGACACCTGCACTTCCTCCACCTTCAGGACACTGTATTTGCCCGTGGTGTTCAGGTGTGTGGTGATCCGGCCGCTGTGCCTGGGGCCAGTCCCTGATTGACTGGAGACCAGCTGAGGGGCTTGGCCTTTCCGAACCTGGTACCAAAGCAAGGCAGTAAAACCACTGATCTGGTATTTGCAGGTGGTGTGGAAGGGGTGTCCCTGCTTCACTGTGACTTGTGCATCTCCCTGGGTGACCGTGACCTGCCCCGTGGTGCCTGGAAGAAAACCAATGTCAGCAGCTCCATAATGAAGGACTACAGACAGGAAAATCAAATTGTGTACAATACCCTGGTGGAGAAAGCACTCTGCAATGCAGGGAATCCCAGAGATGTGCAGACAGAAAGGCGGGAATGAATTCCGAGCTACATGCACAGCAGGATCCTGACAAGGGCTGGgttctgtctctgctcctgctcctcctagCAAGACAATCTGGGATcctgaactttctgtgctgaagcAGGTGAAGGACCACAGCGAGGTTCAATAAAGGTATTCATACTGCTTCTCCATTCCTGACCCCTCTGAGGGATCCTCCATCACTAAGTGCACACAAATCAGAGATTAGAAAGTGGGAGCCTTGGTTTTGCTGAGTTTAGAGAACGCTTGAAAttttggcagagctgtggcaggcTTGAGGCAGAAAAGGGGCACTCTAATAATGTCAGTGAAATGAGAACTTGGAGGTTGCTGAGGCGTGGGAATTTACATTAAAACAGGAGCAATATGGCACTGCAAAGACAGCTGAGATTCCCTGCGGTGACAGCAGGAGGATGATAATGAAGTGGGAAAGAGAGATGGATTGAAGTTGGGAGAAACTACACAGAAAGGGGTTTTGAGGTTTCACTTCTCTgccctcctttttcctttaccAATCGAAGACCTTCTTCAGCACACATTTGCAAAACCTCAAAGCGGAGCCgatttttctccatcttttctcTCTAATCTCTGACATTTCCAACACGGTCCCGAACGAGCTGCTGAGAGTTTCCTGAGGGAAGggataaaaataataagaaggGTGCCTTGGTGGAAAGACAGAACTTAccgaggagctgtgccaggaagacGGTGAGGATGAGATGTGCGAGGGGCATGGCGAGAGCAAGCTGCGTGTTTGCTGagtgaggaagaggcagaaagcaCGTCGCAGCGGCGAGAGAACAGAGGTGCCGGAAACGACTGTGTGCgggagcagcgggagcagcagcggcagcaggcagagcaatgGCCTGTCCTTGCCGTGCCTGAAATGCTCCTGCTGCGTTTCTCGCTcgtccagcagcagccgccgtggctccctcagccactggCATTCGGAGCATTCCGTGCCTCTGCGGCCTCAGCCATGGCAAGGGGCTCTTCCCGCTCAGCTCGCACTGCACTCCTCACCTCCGCAGCTGCAAtcgccagctctgctgcacacccCGTGCTGCCCATTGGCGAGCTCAGCGGCTTCTTCCCCGCTGAGCTTTCTCAGCTGTCTGGGCTCATTGCAATTTCGTCTGGGAACAGGGGACTCGTGTGTCTGTGCCCCTTCTGCCCTGCCCTTCTCATCTGTGTGGGACAAATGCCTCTCCCCCAGGTCCCTCACTGCCACCCTCTTTTCCATATCAACTCCAGTGTGATCCCATACCGGTCATTatgtttttctgtaaaactggTTTGTCGTAGAATGCTATGTGGAATAACATGAAGAGTCATGCAGATAATGATAATGAGTGTAATAGGGACATTCTCAGGCAGGTGTTGCCCCGCTCCACGGTTCAGAAGGTGATTTCTAGACAAGTGAATGTTCCTGAGGATATGACAGATTTCTCGTGTGAATGCTTGTCCTTCTACGGGCTCCTTCAATGACTGAGCCTTCTTAGGgttcagagcagaaaaaaagatggaaagacATGTCCAAGGAGATTAGTACTCTTCCCAGCAGTTGTGCGGACATGAGAAACCTGTAACCATGCTTGGTGATCCCagagacacagcactgcagtctcTCCGTTCTGGGACTTCCAAGTCCTCTCTCATCATCTCTAAGCCTGTGCCACTGACAAAGCTCAGCCTGAGGCAATTCACCGCCACACTCGCAGGTTCCTAAAGACTCATCAATTAGAGGCTGATAAGCTCTGAACAgtcattttcatttccttatcACCTCCTGCTACAGTGGCGTCCTTTTGTGCTTTGGTCATcgctttcccttttccttgttcttcttttggaaaggaaaatggacgTGATGTGAGCATTAGAGAACCAGACACTCTCACCTTTCACATGGCCTGTGGCCTCTGCTGAACTTGCTCATTACAATGAATTCCGGAAGAGGTTAAAGGCTCCTCTCTCCAAAGGAGATTGGGTCCCTAGAGCAAATCTGAAGAGCGAAATCTCACGTTGAGCTCATTTTTTCAATTGTCTCCCTGCAACACTTGCTGCATTGCTGAACCCGGCTATCAGCTTTTCAGAATACCTGAGACGTTCCCAACGAGACGGAAAAGGGACTAAGCAGTTTAAAGTGGAAAGTTGAGAGACAGAGCCTTTTGATGATTTGAAACGTTCCTCTTGTCCAaaagagtttttattttccctcccagATGTTCTGCTATTTCAGAAAAGTGGTCAATGCACATCCATGTGTGTTTGGTGAAACCTATGGATGAGATGAAAATGTAGAGAAGTGAATTCCACCCTCATCTGGGATTTAAAGTACAACTTTCTGTAGGAACATGTAAAATTAGAGGGTTTTGAGAAAGTGACAAAAAGCAGGACTCACATACAGCAGAACTGTAATTAGAGCTAAGTGGTAGCCTTGGGGTTTGTTAGTTGAAAAGTTCTATGAGATGTAGAAAGCAAGGACAAATAAAGCAAAGGTGTGTGAATTAACACATGGCCAGAATAAGTTCCTAAGCAGCAGAAAATTTTATCTAGAATGATATTAGGAAGTTCTAAACTTAATGATGGAGCTCTGTCCATTGTATTTCAAGGCTTACAAGCAGGTATTTTATTCGAAataagaaagcattttttttaacctcaggTACATGTTCTTAGAGCAGTTGGCTAAAACTACTGCCATtatgtttttactttttgtgaTTGGTCATAAACCTTTCAAAGTGCGTTGTAGCACCAGGTTTTGTGCCTGCTGGCCAGGACGCGAGCTTCTGgcaatttcccattttcctaaCCAAGTAATGAGACTCACGCAGGAAACTAAATATCCGAGACATGTTCCACAGCAGTCCCGGCACGTTCGTGATTCTGCGCATAAACCCATGGCCGGAATGAAATAAGGCCCTTGCAGTCTGAGTAATTATCGATTAgaagaatataaaaagaaaaaaaattgaaaactagGATAAAAATTCAGGGAGTTCCAGTGCCGCAGACCCAGGCTGTTAAAAGGAGGAATGGAGTTATCCACAACGTGGTCTGCAGCCGATATACTTCTGTGTAGTAAATAACAATTTTAGGGGCTCCTGCATATCGAGATCGAGATGGCCGTGGCGGGCTGTGTGTGGCGGCTGTGTcccgcagcaggcaggctggcagccgtgtgtcggggccgtggcgggctgtgtgtggcggctgtgtcccgcagcaggcaggctggcagccgtgTGTCGGGGCCGTGGCGGGCTGGGCGCTGTCGCTGTGCGCGGGCTCGGGGCACTGAAGGAGCTGCGGAGCCGCCTGGGGCCCGGCGGGCGGAGCggcagcgccccctgctggcCGCGGGCGGCGCTGTGCCCCCGGCCCCTgcgggccccgcccgccccggttCGTGcccggccgcagccccggctcctCTGCCCGTGCCACCAGCGCGCAGTAATACACGGCCGCGTCCCCGCGCCGGGGCCGCCTGAGCCACAGCGCGCTGCTCTGCCCGTCCTCCGACACCGACAGTCTTCCTGCTATGGCCGGCACATCCTTGGGCTCTCTAATAGTGAGTGCGAGGAATTCGGGGCTTTGGCCTGGCAGCTGACGGTAGAAATTGACGGAATCGGCGCCCCCTTTATTTGCATGTGTGCAGCTGATGTTGACACCAGTGCCTTCGGTGGTCTCCAGAAAtggctcctgcttctcctgagCTCCGCCTGAAGCCACTGCCGGGAATGGAAAAAGGACAAAGCTAAAATCCTACATTGCCCTCTTGCACAGAACAAAGCTCTCAGAAACAGTCAGGAACGTATAGAGACAATTATGAAATCAGTTCCCTGAAGACAGTGAGGAAAAGAAGTGTCCACTAATCCTTGTGGATAGATGAATAGGTAAACGACAGGACGCTCAGGAAGGTCCCTTGAAACCGTGTGGATGTAGGATAAAGCACGAGCAAACAAAATTTAGAAGGGATAAAGCTGCCTACATAAGTCCCAAAAAGCAATGCCTTGAAGGGATGAGCAGATAATAAAATCCGGAGAGTTCAGAGGGAGTATGGGATGGAGAAGAGGGAGGGATAAAGAGGAGAACAGTTGTAGGAAAGAGGTGTATGGAGAAGCCAGGCAGGACGGCAGCCtccagggatgtgcaggatcAGCCCAGCCCCGGCCGCGGCCTCTTGGCCGCCACCCCCGCGCACCGAGCAGCACCGCGGCCAgcgccgccagccccgcgccccGACACCGCCGCATGGCGCCGCTCCGCCGGCCGAGCATCGCAGTGCCCCTCAGCCCCGGCTCTCTGCTGCGGCCCTGCCGCCTCCTCTGACACGCCAACAGCTCCGCCCCGGCCGCCCTCAGTCCCCGCCTCCCCCAGCACCGCCTCAACGAGCGACACAAGGACGTTTGGCACGGCCAAGGACAGAACACAGCTGTGTCCCATCCCACAAATCAGCTACACTGCATCGCAAgtacatccatccatccatccatgagCCGAACGTGAGCCTTGGAGGGGTAAGAAAGGGAGGGCTCGGGACACAGGGGCTGCATTTCAGCGCCTCTTCCCTGCACACATCTCTAGCGAGCAGCTGCCGGCAGCACTCAGCTGCACTTGGGCTGCTTCTCAACCtggcaggctgctgctctgtgctgtgcaggggcagagcagagttCGGTGTCCCTGGAATGGTCAGGGAATTCCGTCCCGAtgagggacacacagggacagacacaggctCGTGCACAGCAGTGTGGAGCCATTCACAAATCTGTGCTTCGCGTGTGTCCGTGCAAACGGggctgctgcaagagcagccagggcaggagcacaaaagcagccctgggctctgctgagaACATGAGACTTcaaaagcagcagggctgcagagtgAATGACAAGGTTCCAGGCATTTAGACACTGTACAATATAGAAATGAGTCAGAATTGTCCACAATATGTTCCCAGCGGAAGTGTCAGAATGGAAGTAATGGAAACCATCAGACATTGTACACACATGGGGTGCAAGTTGTGGGTGCAAGTACTGGGTGAGATCTGCGTCCCTTTCCCAAGCTCAGCCTTGCACTGACACATCCCCTCGCTCCCCTGGGTTGTTACACAGCCGAGCAAGCTCCCTGCACCAGGGTGTCttgcacagcacacaggtaCAAGGCACTGTCAGACACCTGCACTTCCTCCACCTTCAGGACACTGTATTTGCCCGTGGTGTTCAGGTGCGTGGTGATCCGGCCGCTGTGCCTGGGGCCAGTCCCTGATTGATAGGAGACCAGCTGGGGGGCTTGGCCTTTCCGCATCTGGTACCAGTGCAAGGCAGTAATACTTGTCTGGTATTTGCAGGTGGTGTGGAAGGGATGTCCCTGCTTCACTGTGACTTGTGCATCTTCCTGGGTGACCGTGATCTGCCCCGTGGTGCCTGGAAGAAACTCAATGTCAGTCGCTCCAGAGGGAAAGACTACAGGCAGCAAAAGCAAATTGTCTGCAAAGCCATGGTGGAGAAATCTTTCTGCCCAGCAGTGAAGGTCTAAAATGTCCAGACAGACAAGTGAGAGTAATTTTGGGTAGGGTTTTGGACCTTCAGCACAGCAACATCCTGACAAGAGCTCGGCTATGACCACATTCCTACTTTACTGCTCAGATTATCTGAGAACAGCCTGAATTTTGGGGGCTGTAGCAGGTTGTCAAGACCACCGAAGGTTCATCTTGCTTGCCCATCTCTGTCACCTCTGAGGGCTCCTCGATCAAACAGTACAGACAAAGTTGAGCTTGGAAAGAGGGAGACCAGTTTGTGCTGCAAGCCCAGAGAACGCCGTAAGCTTTGGCAGAGATGTGTCAGCCTGGAGGCAGAAAGGGACACCCAGTTAATGTCAGTGAAACGAGACCTTTGGGGTGCCTGGCGCAGGTTTAAAAGGGTGTGGGAATTTACATTAAAAGAGGAGCAACATGGCACTGCAGAGACAAGTGAGATCCCCTGTGGTGACAGGAGGAGGACGAGAAGAGAATAGCagaaggagatggagagagaagaCAGAGAAGGGATCGgagctttttcctctcctttcccttttcctttacCGATGGAAGACCTTCTTGaggaaacattttcaaaacCTCAAAGCAGAGCCgatttttctcagcctttcccctCCAATCACTGACATTTCCGAACACGGTCCTGAACGGCTGAGAGTTTCTCAAGGGAAGTGATAAAATTAATAAGGGTGGCTTGATGGAAAGTCAGGACTTAccgaggagctgtgccaggaagacGGTGAGGATGAGATGTGCGAGGTGCATGGCGAGAGCAAGCTGCGTGTTTGCTGagtgaggaagaggcagaaagcaCGTCGCAGCGGCGAGAGAACAGAGGTGCCGGAAACGACTGTGTGCgggagcagcgggagcagcagcggcagcaggcagagcaatgGCCTGTCCTTGCCGTGCCTGAAATGCTCCTGCTGCGTTTCTCGCTcgtccagcagcagccgccgtggctccctcagccactggCATTCGGAGCATTCCGTGCCTCTGCGGCCTCAGCCATGGCAAGGGGCTCTTCCCGCTCAGCTCGCACTGCACTCCTCACCTCCGCAGCTGCAAtcgccagctctgctgcacacccCGTGCTGCCCATTGGCGAGCTCAGCGGCTTCTTCCCCACTGAGCTTTCTCAGCTGTCTGGGCTCATTGCAATTTCCTCTGGGAACAGGGGACTCGTGTGTCTGTGCCCCTTCTGCCCTGCCCTTCTTCATCTGTCTGGGACAAATGCCTCTCTTCCAGCTCGCTCACTCAGAGCCGCTTTTCCATATCAACTCTAGTGTGATCTCATAGTGGTCCATTTGGCATGGCCTAAAACGGATTTGTCACAGAAAACCATCTGGATTTACGTGAAGAATGATGCAGGTATCAATAATGGGTGTAAGAGGGACATTCTCATGCAGGTCTTGCTCCGCTCCATGGTTTAGAAGGAGATTTCTAAACCAGTCTACAGTGCTGAGATTTTCACAGATATTCCAGGTGAAAGCTTATCCTTCTACGATCTCCTTCTAAGATTGTGCCTTCTCGGGCTTCAGAGCAGAGAAAACACGTTGTTAAAACATGTTCAATGAGATGAATATTCTTCCGAGCACTTGTGCTGAGAGACAAACTTGCAACCATCCTTGTTGATCCCAGAGACACAGCACTTGCTGCAACAGTCCGTCCCTAGGACTTCCATGTCCTCTCTCATCATCTCTAACCCTTTGCCACTGACAAAGCTCAGCCTGAGCCAattcacagccacagctgctctttcCTACAGGCTCATCAATTAGAGGTTGATGAGCTCTGAGCTACTCCTTTCATTCCCTTATCACCTACTGCTACATTGGTGTCATTGTGTACTTTGGTCATCACTGTCACTTTTCCTTGTTCTTCCCTAGGAATGGAAAATGGATGTGATGTGAGCCTTAGAGAACCAGACACTGTCACTTTCACATGGCCTGACTGTGGCCTCTGCTGAACTTGCTCATTGCAATGAGTTGCTGAAGATGCTGAACggctcctgtccccaaaggAAATGGGGTCTCTAGAGCAACTGTCAGGAGCTCATTCTTTCAAGTGTCTCCCTCCAACACTTGCAGCATGGCTAAGCTAGGGCCTCTGCATTTCAGGATAGGTAGATGTGACTAACATGATGGAAATCGGAGCAGTCAGTTTCAGGGCAAGGTTATTGTGACTGTGCCGTTAGCTGATTTGAAAAGCTTCTCTACTCCATCAGATTTATTCTTATCGCTTACGGATGTTGCCACTTTTCATGAAGATGCTTAAAGCACATGGTAGGATGCTTGGGAAAACCTGTGGATCAGAAGAAAATGTCGAGAAGTGAATTCCATCCTCAGGGGGATTCAAAGTACACctccttttcccatccttttAAGGGTGCAGCTTTCGAGGCACCTTGCAGTGTGGAACAGAGACATTTCTGCATGGACAGAGTTGGAGATTTCTCTGTGACCTCGGGAAACTTCCCTGCACACACCTCTGATGCCATGACCTACTGAGGTGACAGAACGACCTGAATTAGACCCTGAGTGCCTGTCAGGGCAGCTGCTTggtcagctcccagcacagatgCTCTCCCGGAGCAGCTCTTTTCTTTGCAAAGCAGGGTGAGaacagcaggcaggctggcag
This Catharus ustulatus isolate bCatUst1 chromosome 23, bCatUst1.pri.v2, whole genome shotgun sequence DNA region includes the following protein-coding sequences:
- the LOC117006293 gene encoding uncharacterized protein LOC117006293 — translated: MLGRRSGAMRRCRGAGLAALAAVLLVVSGRAQVQQEPFLETTEGTGVNISCSHPSKRRGEYIHFYRHLPGQSPELLALTAGGSKDVPAIAGKLSVSEDGQSSALWLRRPRRGDAAVYYCALVARAEEPGLRPGTNRGGRGPQGPGAQRRPRPAGGAAAPPAGPQAAPQLLQCPEPAHSDSAQPATAPTHGCQPACCFPKHPTMCIKHLHEKLQYL
- the LOC117006294 gene encoding uncharacterized protein LOC117006294, coding for MLRMPVAEGATAAAAGRARNAAGAFQARQGQAIALPAAAAAPAAPAHSRFRHLCSLAAATCFLPLPHSANTQLALAMPLAHLILTVFLAQLLGTTGQVTVTQGDAQVTVKQGHPFHTTCKYQISGFTALLWYQVRKGQAPQLVSSQSGTGPRHSGRITTHLNTTGKYSVLKVEEVQVSDSALYLCAVQDTLVQGACSAVQQPRGGRGCVSARLRLGKGHRSALSTHHNLQPMCAQCSDSFHYIHSDISLGTVFWTIQNHFYMFRALIQENYPLCMPETLSFHTAVLLLLVPHVPSRAQGCLGAPVLAHGRFMWMDVLATQ